The genomic region ACCCCAACTCTTATGTGAACTGTGTTAACAAAAAGGTCGCTTTTTTTTGCTTTAAACTTGAAGTTAAAGGTTAGACGTGTAACTATTTTTTGTCATGTTTATAGTGTTTTTAATTTAGACAGAAACTATTTTAGAGGGGCGGATTGTGGAGCAATTGGTAGAGAAGGGGATTTGCTTTCGTTTGGGGAGCGAGCGTTATGTACACCCCATTTCAACTGTTAAAGAAGTACTTAGCTATCAGTCTCCTGCTCCTATACCAGGTGCTGGTGAAGGCGTTGAGGGTATGATTGATGTACGTGGTAATATGGTGACAGTGTTGTATGGCAGTCATTTACTGAATTTAGACCCAGCTGAGTGTGAAGAAGAAGGCCATATTATTGTACTGGATTTACCCACGGGCTATTTTGGAATTCGAGTAGAGGCTGTGGAGCGGATTATGGATATTCCTGAAAACAACGATGCCCATGGCCTTGATTATCGAGATCATGATTGCATTCATGGGACTATCCAGCAAGATAGCGATCTTTATATCTTAGTCGAGTTCAATGAGTACTGTGCTGCCCTTGATTAGCCTAACGTTAGAACCTGCAAGCCAATGATTAATTATTGGCTTGCAGGTTCTAGTGTGAGATACGAAATGCGTCGATATTAAAGTTGTTTTGAAAAGATTTTTGAGTTGCGTTGGTAGTTGTACAAAGCCTGTTTTTGCGTTGGTAAACTTGCCAATGTTGTTTCGCTAAATCCTCGCTCAATAAACCAATGAGCTGTTCGTGTGGTTAATAAGAAAAGCATGGTTAGATTTTGACGTTTAGCGACTTGTTCTATGCCTTTTAGTAAGCGTTCACCACGATTAGAGCCTCTATAATCTGGCGATACCGCTAAACAGGCTAATTCCCCCGAATATTCTTGTTCAAATGGGTAAAGCGCTGCGCAGGCGACAATGGCGCCATCTCGTTCAATGACAATAAAGCGATCTATTTCGTTCTCTAATAGTTCGCGAGATCGTCTTACCAAGACACCTTTCTCTTCCAGTGGAGCTAGCAATGCCATCATACCGCCAACATCATCAATGTGAGCTGGGCGCAGTTGTTCATAGCTGTCTTCATCAATCATGGTGCCTGAACCTTCACGGGTGAAGAGTTCTTGTAGTAAGCCGCCATTTTCATTGTATGAAATTAAATGTGCTCTCGGCACGCCCTTGCGAACAGCTTGCACGCAGGCATCTAACGCTGCGTGGGTAATGCTGGAGAGAGACTTTTCTTTCAGAATGGCCTCTGCGTCTTTGGTTAATAGTTCAGAATAAAGCTCACCATCGCTTTTAAAGACACCTTCTTCTTCAGCGTAAACAATAAGCTTGTCAGCTTTTAGCTGGATGGCTGCTTGGATCGCGACGTCTTCACTTTTTAAGTTAAAGACTTCACCGGTTGGTGAAAAGCCAAGGTGGGGCAAAAGCACCATATTGTCATCTTCAAGCAGGCGGAAAATGGCTTCTGTGTCAATGCGGCGTACTTCACCTGTATGACCGTAATCAATGCCATCTACGACGCCAAGTGGTCTGGCAATAACGTAGTTACCACTACATACTTTAAGCCTTGCGCCATCCATTGGAGTATTTGATAGTCCCATAGACAGTTGGGCTTCCAGCTGAACGCGCACGGCTGCAGAGGCTTGGATAATATCCAAAAGCTGATCTTGTGGTGTGACACGGTAATCATCTTCAACACGACTGACTATCTGTTTATTCGCTAAAACACGACTTATTTGTGGACGTGCACCTTGTACTAAAACAAGTCGAATTCCCAATGAGTCCAGCAAGGCAAGATCGTGAATAATACTTGAAAAGTGAGCGCATTCGACGGCTTCACCTGGAATCAATATGACAAAGGTTTTTCCCCTATGGGCATTGATATAGGGGGAAGAATGGCGGAACCAGTCCACATAATTGAATTCTTCTGTCACGCTATTCCTCATTTTTTGGCTCGTTTAATTGAAGGCAAAAACGCTCGATTAGACCGCGAATTACCTTTTGCATAGGTTGAATTTGATTCAGTGCCATAAATTCATTTGGCTGATGGGCTTGATCAATAGAGCCCGGCCCTAAAATTAAGGTTTCCATTCCCATTTGATTTAGGAAGGAACCTTCCGTTGCAAACGCCACAGTACTTGCCTGGCGATTGGTTAAGGCTTCACAGGCTTTTATGATATCCGATTCGATCGATGTATAAAAAGATGGAACATCAGGAAATAAACTATTTAACTGAATTTTTGTTCCCGTTTTCTCTTCGATGCGAGGCAATATTTCAGCAATCTCGTGCATTAAGGCTTGGTTACTCATGCCCGGTAGAGCCCGCAAATCAAATTCTAGTTCACAGCGTCCACAAATACGGTTTGGGTTGTCGCCGCCATGTATACAGCCAAAGTTCATGGTTGGATAATCAATCACAAAGCTCGCATCGCGATAGTTTGTTTTAAGTTGCTGACGAAATAACATCAACTCTGACATGACATCATGCATGGCATCCAGGGCATTATTCCCCAATGATGGATTAGAAGAGTGGCCGGATTGCCCCGTTACCTGAATGCGCTCCATCATAATGCCTTTGTGAGCATAAATAGGAGTCAAAGAGGTAGGCTCACCAATCAACGCATATCGAGCTTTTAATGATCCTTGTTCAACCAAGGCTCGTGCGCCAGACATAGAGCTTTCTTCGTCAGCGGTCGCAAGAATGATGAGGGGTTGCTTGAGGCCAGACAGCTGCATTTGGCGAATTGTGTCGATCACAATGGCGAAAAAGCCTTTCATATCGCAGCTACCAAGGCCGTAAAGTTTTTGCTCTCTTTCTTCCAACTTGAACGGATCTGATTTCCAACGGCCTTTATCGTAAGGAACGGTATCTGTGTGACCGGATAACACCAAACCACCGTCGCCACTTCCGAGAGTCGCAATCAGATTGAATTTGTTGGGCTGATCTGGCAAAGGCATGACTTCGCATTGAAACCCTTGTGAGCTTAGCCAACTTTCGAGTAATTCAATAACACCTTTATTTGACTGATCCCAATGGGCTTGGCTACAACTGATAGAAGGCGATGCAATTAATTGGGACATCATACTAATGAGCGAGGGAAGTGCGGGCATATAAAGGAGTTCCTTGAATCCGAGTTATTAGCGAATATTACTACTGTACGCTAGGCATCTGGTACACTTGCTCGCACATTATTTTTTCTTTGCTGTTTGCTCAACCGCAAAGGTTATAGAGGTTCGTATATTATGGCTACCGAGCTAGAGCTAAAGTTAATGCTTCAGTCGGAGTATCTCAAGTCCGCAAGTGATTTTCTTGATGGAGTTTGTGCACTTTCTGATGCTGATGATCAATCTCGTCAACCTACATTGGCTTTGATGAATGCCTATTTTGATACAGAAGATGCCGAGCTGATGCAGGGCGGGATGGCGCTGCGCATTCGCGCTGTAAATAACAAGTTTATTCAAACCGTAAAAACGCGTGGTAGCAACCGCATTGGCATGCATGCTCGTGGTGAATGGGAGTGGTTTGTCCCCAGCGACCAATTGGATTTATCGCTATTAAGTGACGTGCCTTTACCGGAATCATTGCAAGGTATGTCTTGGAGTAACAAGTTGATCGAGGTATATCGTACTGACTTTGAGCGACAAGTTTGGAATATCCAATCCCAAGAATCCAAAATGGAAGTGGTTTGTGATCAAGGGCTGGTTACCTCACCCTATGGCGAAGACGCTATTTGTGAGTTAGAGCTGGAACTAAAAGACGGTGATGAGGCTGGTTTGTACCAGTTTGCTTTGCAACTTGCAGAGCGAGTTCCTGTTCAGGTTAGTATTGTTTCCAAGGCGCAAAAAGGCGTGCGTTTAAAATACGGACAGATAGAGTTTCCTGAGAAGCCTGATAATACGTCAAATTCATTAGAGTTAGCTGCTTATTGGTACGAGGTATGGCTAGTCTATTGGGAAGCAATGTATTTCATGAAAGACGAAGCACTAATGCAACCAGTGCGTCATTCCATGGCTCAATTACAAGCGTGTGTGCCATCAGCGTTAGCGCAAGAGCTCAATAGCTTAGACGCAAAGTTAGAGCAGCAATTAATTGTGGAAGACGATTTATTGTTGAAAAACTTAGCGGGTATGACTCAAATTGGCATGACTATGTTATTGGTTGGGCAATGGTTAAATAAACAAGTGTGATGGATTTTTTGACGGCGGTTGCTGTATGACATTACTGTATGAAAAATAAAAAGAAGATTTTGTAAGGAAGCCTTGTGACACCTCCGCATTTGAACCCGAACTACGCGATATTTTGTGAACAATCCTCATCTCGTGCTTTGCTACTAGAGCACGTCCATGACGCCCGAGAAAGACACAGCCTTGAAGTATTAAGCCAAGAGCAAATTGACACGTTAGAGCCCTTGTGGATGTTGAGCGAGTATTTGCATCAGCAGTTTATACGATTTCCCCATTGGCTAGATGATTTGCTGGTGCTTAAAGCGCTACCAGAAAAACCATCTAAAGAAGCTTTGATGGCTGGCGAGGCTTTTTTTTCATGTGAAGCGAGCGCTTGCCCAACAAAATCATTAGAGCCATTGGATGAAGTGAGTTTTATTAAGCGTTTACGTTTATATCGACAATGGTGGATGGTGCGCTTGATTGCCTTTGATATTCAGCAGCGGCTTTCATTGACCGAGCTGACGTCGCGTTTAAGTGCTTTGGCTGATGCTTGTGTGAATGCCAGCCTGCAATGGACAACACAGCACTACCTTGCTTTGTACGGTCAGGCGTTGGATGGCAACAACCAACCTCAGTCAATGATTGTGATTGGCATGGGGAAGTTGGGGGGCAACGAGTTAAACCTGTCTTCTGATATCGATCTAATTTTTGCGTTCCGCGAACATGGTGACACCCAAGGCGGCAAAAAAAGCCTATCTCACCAAGAATATTTTACTAAGCTAGGCCAAAAACTGATTCAGCATCTAGACCAAGTGAATGCTGATGGCTTTGTTTTCCGAGTCGACATGCGCTTGCGGCCGTTTGGCCAGTCTGGTGCTTTGGTTTTAAATATGGATTCTCTAGAGAACTATTACCAAGACCAAGGTCGAGATTGGGAACGTTACGCCATGATCAAAGCCCGCGTTATGTCGGGTGATGCTTTGGATGTTCGTGAATTTGAAGCCTTGCGAAAGCCCTTCGTCTATCGTAAATACTTGGACTTTGGTGCGATTGGTGCATTGCGTGATCTAAAACAAATGATTGCCAAAGAAGTGCGCCGAAAAGGAATAGAACACAATATAAAATTAGGCGAAGGTGGTATTCGTGAAGTAGAGTTTATTGCTCAAGCTTTACAGATTTTACACGGAGGCCGAGATCAAGGCTTGCAAACGCCAGCCTTACTGAAAGTATTGCCTTACCTTGCCCAGCAGGATTATTTACCTGTTGAAGAAATGGATCAATTACGTGAGGCGTATTTGCTTTTACGTCGTACCGAGCATGCGTTGCAATCTGTGAATGACGAACAAACCCAGCTATTGCCTGAAGGTGATAGAGCACGTACACGCATTGCCTTGATGGTCGGCTTTCCTTCCTGGGAAGCTTTGGATAAGCGGCTTTGGGAGGTCCGGAAAAATGTACATCGCTCTTTTGTGGCATTGATCGACGATGGTCATGAGAGCAGTGAGGAAGTTAAAAGTCAGGAAACATGGCGCTTGCTGATTAAGCATCCAGAAGACCGAGAGGCCATACAAGACGCGATAGAGTTGATTGCCGGGCAAGATCAAGAAGCGAGCATTTCACGAATTTCTCAATTGCTCAGTTCCCGTACCGTGGTATTTATGCAGCCGATAGGGCATGAACGACTGGCTGTGTTTTTAGCAGCTTTGATCACTAAATTAACAGACGAAGCTAATCCAGATCTCGTGTTAGAGCGCGTTTTCCCAATTCTCGAAGCGGTGTTGCGCCGTACTGCGTATTTGGTTTTGTTGTGTGAAAACCAAACCGCGCTGACGCATCTTATTCGTCTATGTCGTGAAAGTGTCTGGTTTACCGAGGCAATTTCAACGACACCTGCGTTGTTGGATGAACTACTAGACGCTAATACACTCTTTTCGCCACCGGATAAAACCATGCTGGCGGAAGAGTTGCGACTGATCTTATTGCGTTTGCCCGAAGATGATGAAGAAGCACAGATGGACGCAATGCGTCGTTTTAGGCGTTCTATCATTTTGCGTATTGCGGCCTGTGACATAACAGAAATACTACCTGTAATGAAAGTAAGTGATCACTTAACCTGGTTGGCGGAAGTGCTATTGGATCAGGTTTTGATGCAATCGTGGCAGTATTTAACCAAGAAACACGGCTTTCCAGTAAGCCAAGGGGAAGTGGCTTCAACACCGCAGTTGGCGATTATTGGTTATGGAAAGTCGGGTGGTTGGGAGCTCGGTTACGACTCGGACCTTGATCTGGTATTTATTCACGATGCGCAGGCAAATGGAAGTACAGACGGAGGTCGTAGTATCGATAATCTCACCTTCTATACACGCCTCGGTCAACGTTTAATACACATGATTACTAGCTTTACCGCTGCTGGTCGTTTATACGAAGTTGACATGCGCCTGCGCCCCTCAGGCAATTCAGGCCTGTTGGTTTCTAGTTTGGAAGCTTTTAAAGATTACCAGCAGAAAGAAGCCTGGGTTTGGGAGCACCAAGCCTTGACCCGATCTCGCGGCTTGGCAGGAGAGTCTAATTTACTGGCTAAATTTGAAGATTGCCGTAAAGGTATTATTGCCTCGACTCGAGATCGTAACGTGTTAAAAACCGAGGTCATCAAAATGCGTGAGAAAATGCGCGCTCATCTTGATACTGGCGGTAAAGAGAAAGGTTTTGACCTTAAACAAGGCGCTGGTGGAATTATTGATATTGAATTCATGGTGCAATATTTAGTATTGGCTTGGTCATGCAAATACCCGGAATTGATGCGATTTTCCGACAATGTGCGTCAGCTGGAGGCGGCAGCCGAAGTTGGCTTAATTGGTGCTGAACAAGCTGAAAAAATGACCGATACTTACACGCTTTATCGGTCTCTGACTCACCGATTGAGCTTGCAGCAACAAGGCAGAGTGGTGCAAAAAGATACCTTGGTGGATAACCAAAACTTAGTGAGCCAGTATTGGGATAGCTTTGTTAATGATGGCAAGATCTAGGCGTTGTTTTTGTTTTAATTCGTTAGCTAAGCTTTACAAAAAGGTGTTCGTAAATTGATCAAAGTATCGCTATACTTTAATTATTGAGTTCTTTTGATCAATAATTAATCTACAAGTGCGGAGAACGTAGAGTAGATTTATAGGAGGAAAGATGCCAAGTATTAATGGTTTGAGTAGTCCTGCGATGGATTATGCTAGTGAAGCGTATAGTGCGAGCTTATCTAAAGTAGCTCAGCAACAAAAAGCGGAACAGGAGCTTACTTTATTAGAAGAAGCTGCGAAAAGTGTTACGCCTGCGGCAAGCAGTGGATCACATACGACGACCGATAACTTGGGTCAGAATATCAACATTAATGTTTGATGTATTGTCTTAAAACCGTAAAAAAACGAGAGCCCCATCAAATAGCACTTATGATGGGGCTTTTTATTATGTAAACAGAACTGCAAGACGCTTAAATTCTAGGTTCCGATAAAATTTTGATCTTCTTCTGGTAGTGGTTGATTGTCGATAACCGCTTCAAATGCTTTTAGACGCTTGTAGATAGAGAGCAGCTCTACAATGGTTGTCCAAGAGTTGACCAAGTATTGAAAGGAGTTCTCTACCTGGCTGAATGCATTATTGATTTGTTGAAATATCCCAAAAGTGATGGCGCCAGCAACAATAGAAGGGCCAAGCGCGATCATTGGTACAAGAACACTTGCTTGTAAGTAGCCGTAACGGACCACGTTAAAATACAAGTAGTTGAAGTAGAGAGTGAAGTAATTTTTGCGAACATGATCGAACAGTTCTTTCAATGTAGCTGGGTCTGCTCTATCTTCTCTATCTTCTCCATACACCAGTTCTTTCCGATATGCCGCCTCAACTCGTTGATTTTTAAATTCCAAGCCAGGGAGTTTGATACCTGCTATTGCGAGAAGTACCGTCCCGATAATAGACCAAAATAATGCGGTAAAAACTAATGCCTGTGGTACTTCTCCGATAAAGGGAAGCTCTTTGACGTAGGAGGAAAGTCCCCACAAAACAGGTAAAAAAGCGAGTAAAGTCATAACTGAACTTATCAAACGAACTCCAAGGCCTTCCATTATGCTGGCAAAGCGCATGGTGTCTTCCTGAATACGCTGTGATGCCCCTTCAATGTGTCTAACTTGTTGCCATTTGGAAGAGTAATATTCCGTCATAGAGGTTCTCCAACGGAAGATGTAATGGCTTACAAAGAAACTCTTAAGTACCACTAGGGTTATGTGAATTGAAGCAATACCAAAGAATACGTAAATCTGAGAAAAGTAGTCATCCATAGTAATTGAATTTGGTGTTGTTAAGGCTTTTTGGACGAGGTTATAAAAATCGCCATACCAACTATTCAGCATGACGCTAAGTTGCACGCTAAACCACGTCGTAAAAATAATTAAGCCAGACCCCATTACTGACCATTTTGCCCATTTATGTCCACCGTAGACCATCCAGATCCCAATAAATAACCCATAACACACTGCTATGTATTGATAGAGCCATACGGTTAACGCTGTTTCTTGGGTACTTTGAAAGGCGGCTTGGGCGGCGGCATCAGCACCTTCGGCTAATGCTGCTGGAAAATGCACGCCAAATAACGAGCCAAGGCTTAATACGCTGCCTAAATCTTGGAGTTCTAAATACCAGCCAATGACACATACAAGTGCCCAGATGACAAAACTGAGAAAAAAGAGCTTGGGTTTAGGAAAGAAAGATTGAAACACGTTGTTGTTTCTCTATGTTGGTTAATCGGTTTAGGTGAGTAAGCCATTGATATACGCAGGTTTAGTTAATGGCGAATGATCGGAGCTTAAACCAGTGAGGTGATAATGACAATCAAATGCCGATACTGGAATCAGCAAAAAAGGCGATAATGCATTAATCAATGAGTCATTTTAATTATAATAAGACACTATATTGCAAGCTTAAGACAATAGGAAAATTACATGACACAAGTTGAGTTGTATTTGATTCGAGCTTTTTCTATTGCTGGAAAAGGTGGGAATTTAGCCGGCGTGGTTTTAAACGCGGATACGCTAACGGATTTGCAAAAGCAGTCTATTGCTAAGCAAGTCGGTGTGTCAGAAACCGCTTTTGTTTGCCAAAGCGATAAAGCTGATTTTCAAGTGTCTTTCTTTACTCCAACTGTAGAAGTTGATTTTTGCGGTCATGCGACTCTGAGTGTGTTTTGGTTGTTGCATCATTTACAGTATATTTCGGCTGGTAGTTATCAGCAGGAAACCAAGGCTGGTATTTTATCTGTCGAGATAGAATCACAAGGGGATGTTTTGATGAGTCAGAATTTGCCTGTGTGGTGGGGTGAATACAGTGCAGAAGATATTGCGCCCATGCTAGGTATTCAGCCATCACTGATAGCTCAGACGGGCTTGCCTGCTCAGGCGATTTCGACAGGGTTAGTTGATTTAATGGTTCCCGTTCCCTTCGGCTTGCTGGATAATCTCGACATTGATAATGATGCAATAACTCGTTTCTGTGATCAGCATCATTTTGTTGGTTTTCATGTCTTTGAAATGAATCCACCAGAATCTTCTTATGCCGCAAGTTGTCGAAATTTTGCACCGGCGGTTGGTATTCCTGAAGAATCGGCTACTGGCAGTTCGAGTGGCGCGCTAGCCTGTTATTTGCATCGTCATTTTAGTTATCAGCAGGCTATTTTTGAACAAGGACGGGCAATGGGAATGCCATCGCGACTAGTGACTCAATTAACAACAGAAAATGAATTGTTAACTCAGGTTCAAGTTGGAGGCGAAGCGGCGTTCTTTAAAAAATTGATATTAACTTGCTAAGCCCTTGGTAGTATAAATGACTTTTGTATTTATTTGGTGATTGGGAAGAGTTAGTTTTCTGGGGGCGGGCAGCTTGTTATGCCATTGTCAAAACAGGCTTGGTAATGTTCCCCCATGATGATTCGCTTTTTGGAACTTGGATGGCTAGATATAAAGTCGGACAAATTGTTATCGGCTTTTGTTTCTTCTATCTTAGAAGTTGGATTACTGTCTCTTCGCTCCACTTTTCCAATAGAGTCTTGCTCCATTGTAGTTAATATAGCGCCTAAACTGAAAGGGGGAATACCTGCTTTTATCGCATGTTCATAAGCAAAGCGGTCTGCTTGTGTTTCATAATGTCTAGAATAGGTGTTGCTGACAAGAAATGAACCAATACCAACACCAAAATCGGCCACCGAGCTGGCATCTCCTAAAATTAAGGATGAAATAACTGTCATTATACTACCTGCGATTACTTTCTTTAAGGCATGGCGGTCAACGATATGCCCCATTTCATGTAGTAACACGATATCCATTTCATTGTCATTTTGTACCAGTTCGACAAAGCGATCAGTAATAATAATATTGCCATTGGGCAGAGCTAAAGCATTAGCTATGCTGTCTTTTCCATTTAATGGCCAACGGCGAAAATGCAATGAAAAGCTCGTTGCATTATTTGCTTGATATAGAGGAGCAATGTCTTCTTTAAAATGCTGAAGGATTTTTTCTTGTGTTGATTTGGGGAGTTGGCTTGGTTCTAAAATGCTGGAGTCTAGAAACTGCAAAGCATAGCTGGATAGGGCTTGGTTAGCAGAATCAGGAAGTGCTTCTGCAATGATATTACTGACGGCGGGTAATCCCCATTTGATACCTGAAAAAAATAGTCCAGCAATAATAAAAACACTTAAAACTACTAAAGATAAATTTTTCTCTAATTGATGGATAAAAACCATGAGACCAGTAGATTTGGTCTGTTTTTTTAACGATTGGTCTATTTCGTCATTCGCCTTTGTTTCAAAGACGCTGCCATCTTTAAGTGTTATTTTACGTGCAATATTGCCTAGACGGTCAGAAATTTCCAGTTCATCAAATTTGCCCGTCATAGAAAAATGGTCTTCAGCGTAAAGCTGAAAACCATTTTCAGAGATGTGCAATTCAGCAGCAAGAGATTTTGCACTTCCTGCCAAATAAAGCTTGCCATTGATCATTAAAAAACGAGACCGCCAATATCTGCATTAAAAGCGTCACCAAGCTCTTCTCCCAGTGGGCCTTTGTTATCACTCTGTGTGCTGATGAATTGGTCAAAACCTTGATTAGCCTGAACACTGACACTCTCTATGGAGTAACGATAGAGTCGTATCGCGGCCCATGGGTAAGCTAAACCTAGAGTGCAGATAAGTAACAATAAATTTGTGGACATAACGCCAAAGTATTTATTTGTCGTGAGTGTCGATTCAAATGTAATTGAATTATCCAATATAGTTTCGTTTAAAAGGTATACACGTTGGTGTGCTTTTACATAAGCAAGTGCATACATGCTTATGCTGAGAAGCATTAAATAGAATATTACCAAGCTATACACAATGAAGCTGCTTGGCCTTGCGCCCTGTCCAAGCTCGCTGATGTTTTGTATTAGTGAATTAACTTGGTTTGAGCTTATGCTGATATAAGCTATACCTGAAAAAATGATTGCAGCCGCCAGTGCAAGCAGTAAAAATATTCCTGCTGCTTTAAAAAAAATAATTAAAAAAGGCTTGAATTCAAGCTTACTGTTAACCTTACCTTGACCAAAATTAATGCCATTTAGAATGTAGTTATTTATCACTTTGCTGGTTATCGCAAGATAAGTAGGGTAAGCCGCAACGGTTAATATAGCTGCTAGCCAAAACGAAATTGAACCTGCTAAAGATACTGCGCCAATAATGACTAATAACATACCGATAGGATAAGCCAGTAATGCGATATAAGATCCAGAAAGCTTGCCGTT from Marinomonas rhizomae harbors:
- a CDS encoding chemotaxis protein CheW yields the protein MEQLVEKGICFRLGSERYVHPISTVKEVLSYQSPAPIPGAGEGVEGMIDVRGNMVTVLYGSHLLNLDPAECEEEGHIIVLDLPTGYFGIRVEAVERIMDIPENNDAHGLDYRDHDCIHGTIQQDSDLYILVEFNEYCAALD
- the argA gene encoding amino-acid N-acetyltransferase — its product is MRNSVTEEFNYVDWFRHSSPYINAHRGKTFVILIPGEAVECAHFSSIIHDLALLDSLGIRLVLVQGARPQISRVLANKQIVSRVEDDYRVTPQDQLLDIIQASAAVRVQLEAQLSMGLSNTPMDGARLKVCSGNYVIARPLGVVDGIDYGHTGEVRRIDTEAIFRLLEDDNMVLLPHLGFSPTGEVFNLKSEDVAIQAAIQLKADKLIVYAEEEGVFKSDGELYSELLTKDAEAILKEKSLSSITHAALDACVQAVRKGVPRAHLISYNENGGLLQELFTREGSGTMIDEDSYEQLRPAHIDDVGGMMALLAPLEEKGVLVRRSRELLENEIDRFIVIERDGAIVACAALYPFEQEYSGELACLAVSPDYRGSNRGERLLKGIEQVAKRQNLTMLFLLTTRTAHWFIERGFSETTLASLPTQKQALYNYQRNSKIFSKQL
- the argE gene encoding acetylornithine deacetylase; the encoded protein is MPALPSLISMMSQLIASPSISCSQAHWDQSNKGVIELLESWLSSQGFQCEVMPLPDQPNKFNLIATLGSGDGGLVLSGHTDTVPYDKGRWKSDPFKLEEREQKLYGLGSCDMKGFFAIVIDTIRQMQLSGLKQPLIILATADEESSMSGARALVEQGSLKARYALIGEPTSLTPIYAHKGIMMERIQVTGQSGHSSNPSLGNNALDAMHDVMSELMLFRQQLKTNYRDASFVIDYPTMNFGCIHGGDNPNRICGRCELEFDLRALPGMSNQALMHEIAEILPRIEEKTGTKIQLNSLFPDVPSFYTSIESDIIKACEALTNRQASTVAFATEGSFLNQMGMETLILGPGSIDQAHQPNEFMALNQIQPMQKVIRGLIERFCLQLNEPKNEE
- a CDS encoding CYTH domain-containing protein produces the protein MATELELKLMLQSEYLKSASDFLDGVCALSDADDQSRQPTLALMNAYFDTEDAELMQGGMALRIRAVNNKFIQTVKTRGSNRIGMHARGEWEWFVPSDQLDLSLLSDVPLPESLQGMSWSNKLIEVYRTDFERQVWNIQSQESKMEVVCDQGLVTSPYGEDAICELELELKDGDEAGLYQFALQLAERVPVQVSIVSKAQKGVRLKYGQIEFPEKPDNTSNSLELAAYWYEVWLVYWEAMYFMKDEALMQPVRHSMAQLQACVPSALAQELNSLDAKLEQQLIVEDDLLLKNLAGMTQIGMTMLLVGQWLNKQV
- the glnE gene encoding bifunctional [glutamate--ammonia ligase]-adenylyl-L-tyrosine phosphorylase/[glutamate--ammonia-ligase] adenylyltransferase translates to MTPPHLNPNYAIFCEQSSSRALLLEHVHDARERHSLEVLSQEQIDTLEPLWMLSEYLHQQFIRFPHWLDDLLVLKALPEKPSKEALMAGEAFFSCEASACPTKSLEPLDEVSFIKRLRLYRQWWMVRLIAFDIQQRLSLTELTSRLSALADACVNASLQWTTQHYLALYGQALDGNNQPQSMIVIGMGKLGGNELNLSSDIDLIFAFREHGDTQGGKKSLSHQEYFTKLGQKLIQHLDQVNADGFVFRVDMRLRPFGQSGALVLNMDSLENYYQDQGRDWERYAMIKARVMSGDALDVREFEALRKPFVYRKYLDFGAIGALRDLKQMIAKEVRRKGIEHNIKLGEGGIREVEFIAQALQILHGGRDQGLQTPALLKVLPYLAQQDYLPVEEMDQLREAYLLLRRTEHALQSVNDEQTQLLPEGDRARTRIALMVGFPSWEALDKRLWEVRKNVHRSFVALIDDGHESSEEVKSQETWRLLIKHPEDREAIQDAIELIAGQDQEASISRISQLLSSRTVVFMQPIGHERLAVFLAALITKLTDEANPDLVLERVFPILEAVLRRTAYLVLLCENQTALTHLIRLCRESVWFTEAISTTPALLDELLDANTLFSPPDKTMLAEELRLILLRLPEDDEEAQMDAMRRFRRSIILRIAACDITEILPVMKVSDHLTWLAEVLLDQVLMQSWQYLTKKHGFPVSQGEVASTPQLAIIGYGKSGGWELGYDSDLDLVFIHDAQANGSTDGGRSIDNLTFYTRLGQRLIHMITSFTAAGRLYEVDMRLRPSGNSGLLVSSLEAFKDYQQKEAWVWEHQALTRSRGLAGESNLLAKFEDCRKGIIASTRDRNVLKTEVIKMREKMRAHLDTGGKEKGFDLKQGAGGIIDIEFMVQYLVLAWSCKYPELMRFSDNVRQLEAAAEVGLIGAEQAEKMTDTYTLYRSLTHRLSLQQQGRVVQKDTLVDNQNLVSQYWDSFVNDGKI
- the sbmA gene encoding peptide antibiotic transporter SbmA, whose amino-acid sequence is MFQSFFPKPKLFFLSFVIWALVCVIGWYLELQDLGSVLSLGSLFGVHFPAALAEGADAAAQAAFQSTQETALTVWLYQYIAVCYGLFIGIWMVYGGHKWAKWSVMGSGLIIFTTWFSVQLSVMLNSWYGDFYNLVQKALTTPNSITMDDYFSQIYVFFGIASIHITLVVLKSFFVSHYIFRWRTSMTEYYSSKWQQVRHIEGASQRIQEDTMRFASIMEGLGVRLISSVMTLLAFLPVLWGLSSYVKELPFIGEVPQALVFTALFWSIIGTVLLAIAGIKLPGLEFKNQRVEAAYRKELVYGEDREDRADPATLKELFDHVRKNYFTLYFNYLYFNVVRYGYLQASVLVPMIALGPSIVAGAITFGIFQQINNAFSQVENSFQYLVNSWTTIVELLSIYKRLKAFEAVIDNQPLPEEDQNFIGT
- a CDS encoding PhzF family phenazine biosynthesis protein, whose amino-acid sequence is MTQVELYLIRAFSIAGKGGNLAGVVLNADTLTDLQKQSIAKQVGVSETAFVCQSDKADFQVSFFTPTVEVDFCGHATLSVFWLLHHLQYISAGSYQQETKAGILSVEIESQGDVLMSQNLPVWWGEYSAEDIAPMLGIQPSLIAQTGLPAQAISTGLVDLMVPVPFGLLDNLDIDNDAITRFCDQHHFVGFHVFEMNPPESSYAASCRNFAPAVGIPEESATGSSSGALACYLHRHFSYQQAIFEQGRAMGMPSRLVTQLTTENELLTQVQVGGEAAFFKKLILTC
- a CDS encoding M48 family metallopeptidase: MINGKLYLAGSAKSLAAELHISENGFQLYAEDHFSMTGKFDELEISDRLGNIARKITLKDGSVFETKANDEIDQSLKKQTKSTGLMVFIHQLEKNLSLVVLSVFIIAGLFFSGIKWGLPAVSNIIAEALPDSANQALSSYALQFLDSSILEPSQLPKSTQEKILQHFKEDIAPLYQANNATSFSLHFRRWPLNGKDSIANALALPNGNIIITDRFVELVQNDNEMDIVLLHEMGHIVDRHALKKVIAGSIMTVISSLILGDASSVADFGVGIGSFLVSNTYSRHYETQADRFAYEHAIKAGIPPFSLGAILTTMEQDSIGKVERRDSNPTSKIEETKADNNLSDFISSHPSSKKRIIMGEHYQACFDNGITSCPPPEN